One Synechococcus sp. PROS-9-1 DNA window includes the following coding sequences:
- a CDS encoding phycobilisome rod-core linker polypeptide translates to MATNKTSSGFGAESKWNNPVTFQRKGRSNQKAALTIGEFLKNSCDQMAIGVGPRSHADCPHRVTTECYSPDDNSSLDDVIAAAYRQVFGNAHVMDFERSKELEAQLRNGELTVRDFIRGLAKSSFYKQRFFTPVGPQRGIDLNIKHLLGRAPHSQAEISAKISLQAEHGQEAVIDSIIDSAEYLEVFGSDVVPYARAWSSPADLATSAFPLLAAIQKSFAGSDSARGGSSNLISSYASGRAPKINVPSESIGVKPTPSYAAGRFASRAPGVTSGKDGAPMRGDSYVFFGLGQREQETFQRCPGDSTDQLNALIRASYKQVMGNPHLMEFERAISAESKYVDGYLSTREFVRALGLSAEYKRRFFETNAPYRFIELNFKHFLGRAPSSQAEISEHTKILAERGYEAEICSYVDSVEYQTTFGEDTVPFARILSENGRSQVAFNRHLKLAEGYAASDTVQTGSSLVTSVATGTVPGGWSDTTTRINRTGTQSGAADPTKKRFRIVVSAQAARSRQRTAGSTYLVSGKDMSSQMKYIHSRGGKILSITEVM, encoded by the coding sequence ATGGCCACCAACAAAACATCCTCAGGATTCGGAGCAGAGAGCAAGTGGAATAATCCCGTTACCTTTCAAAGGAAGGGGAGATCCAACCAGAAAGCAGCTTTAACCATAGGAGAATTCCTCAAGAATTCATGCGATCAAATGGCAATTGGCGTAGGGCCAAGAAGCCATGCAGATTGCCCCCACAGAGTGACAACGGAATGCTATAGCCCAGATGACAACTCATCGCTTGATGATGTTATTGCAGCTGCATATCGTCAAGTCTTTGGCAATGCCCATGTCATGGATTTCGAGCGTTCCAAAGAACTCGAAGCACAGCTCCGTAATGGAGAACTAACAGTTCGTGATTTTATTCGTGGGCTTGCGAAGTCAAGTTTTTACAAACAGAGATTTTTCACACCTGTTGGTCCTCAAAGAGGCATTGATTTAAATATCAAACACCTGCTTGGGAGAGCACCACATTCACAGGCCGAAATTTCAGCGAAGATCTCGCTTCAAGCTGAGCATGGACAGGAAGCTGTCATCGATAGCATTATTGATTCTGCTGAATATCTCGAAGTATTTGGAAGTGATGTCGTTCCCTATGCGAGAGCCTGGTCTTCACCAGCTGATTTAGCAACCTCTGCCTTCCCGCTACTTGCAGCAATTCAAAAAAGCTTTGCAGGGAGTGATAGTGCCAGAGGTGGAAGTAGCAACCTAATCAGTAGTTATGCAAGTGGACGGGCACCAAAAATCAATGTGCCTTCTGAATCGATCGGAGTCAAACCCACTCCAAGCTATGCAGCAGGTCGTTTTGCAAGCAGAGCACCTGGTGTCACAAGTGGAAAAGATGGCGCACCCATGCGTGGTGACAGCTACGTCTTCTTTGGGCTTGGACAACGGGAACAAGAAACATTCCAACGTTGCCCAGGCGACTCTACGGATCAACTCAACGCCTTAATTAGGGCATCCTACAAACAGGTCATGGGTAACCCACACCTGATGGAATTCGAAAGAGCAATCTCAGCTGAAAGCAAGTATGTGGACGGCTATCTGAGTACTCGTGAATTTGTACGAGCATTAGGTCTTTCAGCCGAATACAAGCGTCGTTTCTTTGAAACAAATGCTCCTTATCGCTTCATCGAATTAAACTTTAAGCACTTCTTAGGAAGAGCCCCAAGTTCACAGGCTGAAATCAGTGAGCACACAAAAATACTCGCTGAACGTGGTTATGAAGCAGAGATTTGTAGCTATGTTGATAGCGTTGAGTATCAAACAACCTTCGGCGAAGATACCGTGCCATTTGCACGTATCCTTTCTGAGAATGGCCGGTCTCAAGTGGCCTTTAATCGTCACCTGAAATTAGCCGAGGGCTATGCGGCGAGTGACACAGTTCAAACAGGATCTTCACTCGTAACGTCTGTTGCAACAGGGACAGTTCCAGGGGGTTGGAGTGATACCACCACTCGAATCAACCGCACTGGTACACAATCAGGTGCCGCAGATCCAACCAAGAAGAGGTTCAGAATCGTTGTTTCGGCACAAGCTGCACGCAGCAGACAACGCACAGCGG
- a CDS encoding phycobilisome linker polypeptide, translating to MPFGPASLLGVERFSAESEAPLELLPGDDDIQKEALIRAIYKQVLGNAYVMESERQLVAESQFKLGEISVRELIRRIAKSDLYRSRFFESCPRYRYIELAFRHLMGRAPVDFEEMRAHAERLDSLGYEADIDSFLDSDDYQNTYGEWVVPYQRGWKTESCKTLQEFTWSFQLLRGNSSSSLKGDLSGITAKLGGAVYQNLPLAVVPPSSKEATGWSFRRSKNLQDAPTRLGVGAGQEGTTYRVEVTGYSANNVRRISRYTKSNRVYYIPFDKLSEQFIRIHREGGKISSITPVT from the coding sequence ATGCCCTTTGGTCCTGCCTCGCTACTAGGGGTTGAGCGCTTCTCCGCTGAGAGTGAAGCACCGCTCGAACTGCTTCCAGGCGACGACGACATCCAAAAGGAAGCCTTGATACGCGCTATCTACAAGCAGGTGCTTGGCAATGCCTATGTCATGGAGAGCGAGCGGCAGTTGGTCGCAGAATCCCAGTTCAAACTTGGTGAAATCAGCGTTCGGGAACTGATCCGCCGAATCGCGAAGAGCGATCTCTATCGAAGTCGATTTTTCGAATCATGCCCGCGCTATCGATATATCGAGCTTGCCTTCCGACATCTGATGGGACGAGCACCTGTCGATTTTGAAGAAATGCGCGCGCACGCAGAACGTCTTGACAGCCTGGGGTATGAGGCCGATATCGATAGCTTTTTAGATTCTGATGATTATCAAAACACTTACGGGGAGTGGGTTGTGCCCTATCAGCGTGGCTGGAAGACAGAAAGCTGCAAAACCCTTCAAGAGTTCACATGGAGTTTCCAACTGCTTCGTGGCAATAGCAGTAGCAGTCTGAAGGGTGACCTCTCAGGCATCACAGCAAAACTTGGAGGAGCGGTCTACCAAAACCTTCCACTCGCTGTTGTCCCACCATCATCCAAAGAAGCAACAGGTTGGAGCTTTAGGAGATCGAAAAACCTACAAGATGCGCCAACGCGACTGGGCGTGGGAGCAGGACAAGAGGGGACCACCTATCGCGTTGAAGTTACTGGTTACAGCGCTAACAACGTACGGCGAATATCACGCTATACAAAATCAAATCGAGTGTATTACATACCCTTCGATAAACTCTCTGAACAATTCATAAGAATACATCGTGAAGGGGGTAAGATTTCTAGCATTACACCAGTCACTTAA
- a CDS encoding pentapeptide repeat-containing protein has product MDLNISTWTPPENASPDQMMRYPVDARGADWRNKDIGTIDLKGANLCRADLRGANLSGCQMEYVDLRLAKYDNKTQLPEGFNIRTSGAIGPGAQLNGAFLNNADLRGIDLRKGSLMGTYLSGADLSGALLDNISLAGADLRHSILRGAMCRGTRFGTSELNMADLRGADLTEANLETLESIKGTDFSMCKGMAPHIERLLERPAIELDHWNPLTRSTTRSSLESLRLET; this is encoded by the coding sequence ATGGATTTGAACATAAGCACTTGGACACCACCTGAAAATGCATCACCAGATCAGATGATGCGATACCCAGTAGATGCCAGAGGTGCAGATTGGCGAAACAAAGATATTGGAACTATTGATTTAAAAGGTGCAAATCTATGCCGAGCTGACTTAAGAGGGGCCAATTTATCAGGCTGCCAAATGGAATATGTGGATTTGAGGCTAGCAAAATACGATAATAAAACACAACTTCCAGAAGGATTTAATATTCGAACAAGTGGGGCCATCGGGCCAGGAGCCCAACTAAATGGAGCATTCTTAAACAATGCGGATTTGAGAGGAATAGATCTCCGGAAAGGTTCATTAATGGGTACCTATTTAAGTGGTGCAGATCTGAGCGGTGCATTACTGGACAACATTTCATTGGCTGGCGCTGATCTTCGCCATTCAATTTTAAGAGGAGCGATGTGCCGAGGAACCCGATTTGGCACAAGCGAACTAAATATGGCAGACCTAAGAGGGGCTGATCTAACAGAGGCGAACCTAGAAACACTGGAATCAATCAAAGGCACCGATTTCTCAATGTGCAAAGGAATGGCACCCCACATTGAACGCCTGCTAGAGAGGCCTGCGATCGAGCTGGATCACTGGAATCCACTCACTCGAAGCACTACACGCTCAAGCCTCGAGTCCCTACGGTTAGAAACATAA
- a CDS encoding phycobilisome rod-core linker polypeptide, with translation MAIPVRDYSLKSQNSRVNNLAGNSDSIKYQATGEISTSGTSTRRDMDSLIEQAYKQIFFHAMTCDKDKHLESQLRSGYITMRDFVRGLLLSERFQQGYYQCSSNYRMVDQVVGRVLGRSVSGESERLAWSIIIAEKGFAYFIDQILESDEYMINFGYDGTPAQRGRLIPGRSTGDMPIYQSFPRYGQDWKNSLIEREVVNKTFTTGGERSEIKSLVNKPPEWLIKSWLVLFAVGGFEIARVILTIGISMVKN, from the coding sequence ATGGCTATTCCTGTTCGCGACTATTCTCTGAAGAGCCAGAACAGTAGAGTCAACAATCTTGCTGGAAATAGTGATTCAATCAAATATCAAGCAACAGGAGAGATATCCACCTCTGGGACATCAACTCGTAGAGACATGGACAGCTTAATCGAACAGGCGTACAAACAGATTTTCTTTCATGCAATGACTTGCGATAAAGACAAACATCTCGAGTCACAATTAAGAAGTGGTTACATAACCATGCGCGACTTTGTAAGAGGACTCTTATTGTCGGAAAGATTTCAACAAGGATATTACCAATGCAGCTCTAATTACAGGATGGTAGATCAAGTAGTGGGAAGAGTTCTGGGTCGGTCAGTGAGCGGTGAAAGCGAAAGGTTGGCGTGGTCTATCATCATTGCAGAAAAAGGATTCGCATATTTTATAGATCAAATTCTTGAGAGTGATGAATATATGATCAACTTTGGATATGATGGAACACCAGCCCAACGTGGCAGGTTAATACCAGGCCGATCAACTGGAGATATGCCGATCTATCAAAGTTTTCCTCGCTATGGGCAAGATTGGAAAAATTCTCTCATTGAAAGAGAAGTAGTCAATAAAACATTCACCACTGGTGGAGAGAGAAGCGAAATAAAATCACTGGTTAATAAACCACCTGAATGGCTCATTAAGAGTTGGCTGGTCTTGTTTGCAGTTGGAGGATTTGAGATTGCTAGAGTCATACTAACAATTGGAATCTCTATGGTGAAAAATTAA
- a CDS encoding phycobilisome rod-core linker polypeptide, giving the protein MVAIKPTRDFTNNARTSFTTTNQKTKGIAALTVEQFKENQCKSMGIGIGPRHHGECPFGVTAEEYASTGNNALESAISSAYKQVFGNAKPTDSQRCKELESQLRDGRITTRDFITGLAKSEFYKQNYYHKVSPIRGVEHNFKHLMGRPPINQAEIGACISLIADQGYDALINKMTSSGEYLEVFGTDTVPYDRAWKSEAGFYCSTFVNMCSVSTGNAGSDKIIGGRSQLVMSLANARKLSTSSGSYDVTGFSYSKAVRDPSSGAFQRMFTPQTTKR; this is encoded by the coding sequence ATGGTAGCCATCAAGCCAACACGTGATTTCACGAATAATGCTCGTACTTCATTTACAACAACGAATCAAAAGACGAAAGGGATAGCCGCTCTAACAGTAGAACAATTCAAAGAGAACCAATGCAAATCTATGGGGATTGGCATTGGGCCAAGACATCATGGTGAATGCCCATTTGGAGTCACAGCAGAAGAATATGCGAGCACTGGAAATAATGCATTAGAATCCGCTATTAGCAGTGCGTATAAACAGGTGTTCGGCAATGCAAAACCAACTGATAGTCAACGCTGCAAAGAACTGGAATCTCAGCTCAGGGACGGAAGAATCACAACTAGAGATTTCATAACAGGGCTGGCAAAGTCAGAGTTCTATAAACAGAACTACTACCACAAAGTATCACCAATAAGAGGAGTAGAGCATAATTTCAAACATTTAATGGGACGACCGCCAATTAATCAAGCTGAAATTGGTGCTTGTATCAGTCTAATTGCAGACCAGGGATATGATGCCTTGATCAATAAAATGACCTCATCTGGTGAATATCTTGAAGTTTTTGGTACAGATACAGTGCCCTACGATCGAGCCTGGAAATCTGAAGCAGGATTTTACTGCTCCACATTCGTGAATATGTGCTCAGTGAGCACAGGAAACGCAGGTTCAGACAAAATCATTGGCGGAAGAAGCCAACTCGTGATGTCTTTAGCCAATGCCAGGAAGCTAAGCACCTCCTCAGGTAGTTACGATGTCACAGGATTTAGTTATTCGAAAGCCGTAAGAGACCCATCCTCAGGAGCGTTCCAAAGAATGTTCACGCCACAAACAACAAAAAGATAG
- a CDS encoding ComF family protein — MIQPHQHADQACSECTQRLGLIESGLRGVTPVRFNAAGWYRGELRREILRLRLNQDVSVLKAITFALQRTLPAKALLVPIPSWKTQKRANPLPALICRSLGRTTKTLLKRCRPTVGQHHLSRRQRLVNMKSAFAIHPDQQSWCVSATPTWIVDDILTSGATAQEALHTLKRAGLEVRGLICLGRTP; from the coding sequence GTGATCCAACCCCATCAACACGCTGATCAAGCTTGCAGCGAGTGCACGCAAAGGCTGGGCCTCATAGAATCGGGGCTGCGCGGCGTCACGCCTGTTCGTTTCAACGCGGCAGGTTGGTATCGAGGAGAGCTTCGCCGAGAGATCTTGCGCCTAAGGCTCAATCAAGACGTATCAGTGCTGAAGGCGATCACCTTCGCTCTGCAACGAACCCTTCCCGCCAAGGCCCTCTTGGTTCCAATCCCAAGCTGGAAAACGCAGAAGCGAGCCAATCCGCTGCCGGCCTTGATCTGCCGGAGCCTGGGACGCACCACCAAGACGCTGCTGAAACGCTGTCGGCCCACCGTGGGCCAACACCATCTCAGTCGCCGTCAGCGGCTTGTGAACATGAAATCTGCTTTCGCGATCCACCCAGATCAACAATCCTGGTGCGTTTCTGCAACTCCCACCTGGATTGTCGATGACATCCTCACGAGTGGTGCCACAGCCCAAGAAGCACTCCATACGTTGAAGCGTGCTGGTTTAGAGGTCAGGGGATTGATCTGCCTGGGGCGCACCCCGTGA
- a CDS encoding DUF2470 domain-containing protein translates to MTADPLTPAVSERICRHMNDDHGDAVLQYALHYGGVSAANIATMTAVNADAMSLEVDGKPLRIPFDHTLTDSEDAHRTMVAMLRAMPSDGSKGES, encoded by the coding sequence ATGACCGCTGATCCGCTTACCCCCGCTGTTAGCGAACGCATCTGTCGTCACATGAATGATGACCATGGCGATGCAGTGCTTCAGTACGCCCTCCATTACGGAGGAGTCAGTGCTGCCAATATCGCCACCATGACGGCGGTTAACGCTGACGCTATGAGCCTTGAGGTAGACGGGAAACCCCTCAGGATCCCTTTTGATCACACACTCACTGACAGTGAGGACGCCCACCGCACCATGGTGGCCATGCTGAGAGCGATGCCCTCTGACGGGAGCAAAGGGGAATCCTGA
- a CDS encoding FGGY-family carbohydrate kinase, which yields MMQDPLVLGIDLGTSGVRIAVIDSSCALLQTESASYQIGLINPFDWREQCCTLIGRLKPDYRHRLKAIAVDGTSGTLLACDQQGVPLSDALPYSFACPNYVDQIQALSPQGGPASSASGSLARALRLVDQHKTPLLLRHQADWISGWLLDNWRYGEEGNNLRLGWDLSKRAWPDSFSSQPWWDALPEIRASGSVLGPLSPQRAKDLDLPEDLLVVAGTTDSNAAVLTADADDDEGITVLGSTLVLKRFTDQPLAQGPGTSSHRVGGRWLCGGASNAGAAVLKQLFPEINLAELSRQIDPEQNSGLQLRPLPRCGERFPVDDPHLEPILTPRPVSDSLYLHGLLEGLTQIEHAGWQRLTSLGADPPRKIVTLGGGARNPQWRRLRERQLGVPIRSCNTPPAAGVARLALQAVQAPDKTIHLGEN from the coding sequence ATGATGCAAGACCCGCTGGTGCTCGGCATTGACCTAGGCACAAGCGGTGTCCGCATTGCTGTCATCGACAGCAGCTGTGCCCTGCTCCAGACCGAAAGTGCGTCGTACCAGATCGGTCTGATCAACCCCTTCGACTGGCGCGAGCAATGTTGCACATTGATTGGGCGCCTCAAGCCCGACTACCGACATCGCCTTAAAGCCATCGCCGTGGATGGCACCTCAGGAACGTTGCTGGCATGCGATCAACAAGGGGTACCCCTTTCTGACGCCCTGCCCTATTCGTTCGCATGCCCAAATTACGTTGATCAGATCCAAGCTTTGAGTCCACAGGGTGGACCAGCTTCAAGCGCCAGTGGCAGCCTTGCAAGGGCGCTGCGCCTAGTCGACCAACACAAAACCCCTCTCCTGCTTCGCCATCAAGCCGACTGGATCAGCGGGTGGCTTCTTGACAATTGGCGCTATGGGGAGGAGGGCAACAACCTTCGCCTGGGATGGGACCTCAGCAAAAGAGCGTGGCCAGACAGCTTCTCCAGCCAACCCTGGTGGGATGCACTTCCAGAGATTCGCGCCAGTGGCTCAGTGCTTGGCCCCCTTTCGCCCCAACGCGCCAAGGATCTAGACCTGCCAGAGGATCTGTTGGTGGTCGCCGGGACCACAGATTCCAACGCTGCCGTTCTCACGGCTGATGCGGACGACGACGAGGGCATCACAGTGCTGGGAAGCACCTTGGTGCTTAAACGATTCACCGATCAGCCCCTGGCTCAAGGGCCAGGGACCTCGAGCCATCGCGTGGGAGGTCGTTGGTTATGCGGAGGAGCCTCTAATGCTGGTGCTGCGGTACTGAAACAACTCTTTCCTGAGATCAACCTCGCTGAACTGAGCCGTCAGATCGATCCTGAGCAGAACAGCGGCTTACAGCTGCGGCCCCTTCCCAGATGTGGAGAGCGCTTTCCTGTGGATGACCCCCATCTCGAACCCATTCTCACGCCCCGTCCTGTCAGCGATTCCCTCTATCTGCACGGCCTTTTAGAGGGTTTAACGCAAATCGAACACGCAGGATGGCAACGCCTCACAAGCCTTGGAGCCGATCCTCCGAGAAAGATCGTGACCCTTGGAGGTGGAGCGCGCAATCCTCAATGGCGTCGACTGCGCGAGCGCCAACTCGGTGTTCCGATTCGCAGCTGCAATACACCTCCAGCCGCAGGAGTAGCTCGTCTAGCTCTACAGGCTGTACAAGCTCCAGACAAGACGATTCATCTAGGCGAGAATTAA
- the metK gene encoding methionine adenosyltransferase yields MSRYVFTSESVTEGHPDKICDQVSDAVLDALLAQDSTSRVACETVVNTGLCMITGEVTSKAQVDFIHLVRDVIRDIGYSGARAGGFDANSCAVLVALDQQSPDIAQGVNEADDHEGDPLDKVGAGDQGIMFGYACNETPELMPLPISLAHRLARRLAEVRHNGTLDYLLPDGKTQVSVVYENDQPVEIDTILISTQHTAEVTGLTDEQEVRNRISEDLWTHVVVPATADLPLKPDRAKCRYLVNPTGKFVVGGPQGDAGLTGRKIIVDTYGGYARHGGGAFSGKDPTKVDRSAAYAARYVAKALVAAGLANRVEVQLSYAIGVAKPVSILVESFGSGKISNAELTDLVQEHFDLRPGAIIEQFKLREMPSLNGGRFYRDTAAYGHFGRPDLNLPWEDVSDKAAALKQA; encoded by the coding sequence ATGAGTCGATACGTTTTCACCTCCGAATCGGTAACGGAAGGACATCCCGACAAGATCTGCGATCAAGTCAGTGATGCCGTCCTGGATGCTCTCTTAGCCCAAGACAGCACAAGCCGAGTGGCCTGCGAAACGGTTGTGAATACCGGTCTGTGCATGATCACAGGCGAAGTCACCTCCAAAGCCCAGGTGGATTTCATCCATCTCGTACGCGATGTGATTCGAGATATCGGCTACAGCGGAGCACGAGCTGGTGGCTTTGATGCCAACAGTTGCGCCGTGCTGGTCGCCCTTGACCAGCAATCACCTGACATTGCTCAGGGTGTCAATGAGGCCGATGATCACGAAGGCGATCCCCTCGACAAGGTGGGCGCCGGTGATCAGGGAATCATGTTTGGCTATGCCTGCAATGAAACTCCCGAGCTGATGCCTCTGCCGATCAGCCTTGCCCACAGACTTGCAAGGCGCCTGGCAGAAGTCCGCCACAACGGAACACTCGACTACCTGCTCCCTGACGGCAAGACCCAGGTGAGTGTCGTCTACGAGAACGACCAGCCGGTTGAGATCGACACCATCCTGATTTCAACCCAGCACACCGCCGAGGTGACTGGTTTGACCGATGAACAAGAAGTGCGCAACCGCATCAGTGAAGACCTCTGGACTCACGTTGTGGTGCCTGCCACTGCAGATCTCCCTCTCAAACCAGATCGCGCCAAGTGCCGTTATCTGGTGAACCCCACAGGCAAGTTCGTGGTCGGTGGTCCTCAGGGTGATGCCGGTCTCACGGGTCGGAAAATCATTGTGGACACCTACGGCGGCTATGCCCGTCACGGTGGTGGTGCCTTCTCAGGCAAAGACCCCACCAAGGTGGATCGCTCCGCTGCCTATGCCGCGCGATATGTGGCAAAAGCACTCGTGGCCGCTGGTCTTGCCAACCGTGTGGAAGTTCAACTGAGCTATGCCATCGGAGTGGCCAAACCTGTCTCGATCCTTGTGGAGTCGTTTGGCTCAGGCAAGATCTCGAATGCAGAGCTCACCGACCTCGTGCAAGAGCACTTTGACCTGCGCCCAGGCGCGATCATCGAACAGTTCAAGCTTCGGGAAATGCCTTCCCTCAACGGTGGACGCTTTTACCGCGACACGGCTGCCTATGGCCACTTCGGTCGTCCAGACCTGAACTTGCCTTGGGAAGATGTCAGCGACAAAGCCGCAGCCCTGAAGCAGGCGTAA
- a CDS encoding HAD family hydrolase, which translates to MAHLSLRGHSLGLIHGVLFDKDGTLSHSEPHLIELADARIEEIIRVFASRGASTNVQAELQGLLKRAMGRCDSGLIPDGTLAVASRQHNLLSTATLFCLFDLSWPQALVLAEEIFDTVDRLHKHTATQVSLSARTPLPHSKELLNELHSAGVICAVISNDTRQGIEQFLQDHGLSNCITGIWSADDSPCKPDPGAVHGLCKQLHLDPSQCALIGDADSDLLMARRAGIGCALGYVAGWHRTPELTSHQYLIHHWQELRVEQAQ; encoded by the coding sequence ATGGCTCATTTATCTCTGAGAGGCCATTCACTTGGCTTGATCCATGGGGTGCTGTTCGACAAGGACGGCACCCTTTCCCATAGCGAACCCCATCTCATCGAGCTGGCCGACGCCAGGATTGAGGAAATCATTCGCGTCTTTGCATCCCGTGGCGCATCAACCAACGTCCAAGCTGAACTCCAGGGCTTGCTCAAGCGCGCGATGGGCCGGTGCGACTCCGGCTTGATTCCTGATGGAACGTTGGCCGTTGCATCCCGTCAACACAATCTGTTGAGCACCGCAACTCTTTTCTGTCTGTTTGATCTCAGCTGGCCTCAAGCACTCGTGCTCGCAGAAGAGATCTTCGACACTGTGGACCGCCTCCACAAGCACACCGCAACGCAAGTAAGTCTCAGCGCCAGAACCCCTTTGCCCCATTCAAAGGAATTGCTCAACGAGCTGCACAGCGCAGGGGTGATCTGTGCCGTGATCAGCAATGACACCCGCCAAGGGATTGAACAGTTTCTTCAAGACCATGGCTTGAGCAACTGCATCACAGGAATCTGGAGCGCTGATGACAGCCCATGCAAACCAGACCCAGGGGCTGTGCATGGTTTGTGCAAACAGCTGCATTTGGATCCATCACAATGCGCACTGATCGGGGATGCCGACTCCGATCTGCTGATGGCACGCCGCGCAGGCATTGGTTGTGCGCTTGGCTATGTAGCGGGATGGCATCGAACCCCCGAGCTGACATCCCATCAATATTTGATCCATCACTGGCAAGAGCTAAGGGTTGAACAAGCTCAGTAA
- a CDS encoding 30S ribosomal protein S1, whose protein sequence is MTVTPTDPAQDLAVETTTAIDESTAVEATADQADFGTDEDLSIPEDIPTADDPSSRANPKDLDGAGFTIDDFASLLSKYDYNFKPGDIVNGTVFALETKGAMIDIGAKTAAFMPLQEVSINRVEGLSDVLLPGEIREFFIMSEENEDGQLSLSVRRIEYQRAWERVRQLQKEDATIYSEVFATNRGGALVRVEGLRGFIPGSHISTRKPKEELVADFLPLKFLEVDEERNRLVLSHRRALVERKMNRLEVGEVVIGTVRGIKPYGAFIDIGGVSGLLHISEISHEHIETPHSVLNVNDQMKVMIIDLDAERGRISLSTKALEPEPGDMLTDPQKVFDKAEEMAARYKQMLLEQAEEGEEPLSSMMV, encoded by the coding sequence ATGACTGTTACCCCAACCGATCCGGCTCAGGATCTTGCTGTGGAGACCACCACTGCCATCGACGAGAGCACAGCCGTCGAAGCCACAGCGGACCAAGCCGATTTTGGAACGGACGAAGATCTCAGCATCCCGGAAGACATTCCTACTGCCGACGATCCCAGCAGTCGTGCCAACCCTAAGGATTTGGATGGGGCCGGCTTCACCATTGATGATTTCGCCTCACTGCTTAGCAAGTACGACTACAACTTCAAGCCAGGCGACATTGTTAACGGCACAGTCTTCGCGCTGGAAACGAAGGGGGCGATGATCGATATCGGCGCCAAAACCGCCGCTTTCATGCCCCTCCAAGAGGTCTCCATCAACAGGGTGGAAGGTCTGAGCGACGTGTTGCTACCCGGTGAGATTCGGGAATTCTTCATCATGAGTGAAGAAAACGAAGACGGCCAACTCTCCCTCTCGGTTCGCCGTATCGAGTACCAGCGGGCCTGGGAACGGGTGCGTCAGCTGCAAAAAGAAGACGCCACCATTTATTCAGAAGTGTTTGCCACCAACCGTGGTGGTGCTCTCGTTCGGGTGGAAGGCCTTCGCGGCTTCATCCCTGGATCTCACATCAGTACGCGCAAACCGAAAGAAGAGCTGGTTGCAGACTTCTTGCCTCTCAAATTCCTTGAAGTCGACGAAGAGCGCAATCGTCTGGTTCTCAGTCATCGCCGCGCCCTGGTCGAGCGCAAGATGAATCGTCTTGAAGTCGGCGAAGTGGTGATCGGCACCGTTCGTGGCATCAAGCCCTACGGCGCCTTTATCGACATCGGTGGAGTGAGCGGTTTGCTTCACATTTCCGAAATCAGTCACGAGCACATCGAAACACCTCATTCCGTGCTGAACGTGAATGATCAAATGAAGGTGATGATTATCGACCTCGATGCCGAACGCGGTCGGATCTCACTGTCTACCAAGGCTCTGGAGCCAGAACCCGGTGACATGCTCACCGATCCTCAAAAGGTCTTTGACAAGGCAGAGGAAATGGCAGCTCGCTATAAGCAGATGCTTCTTGAGCAAGCGGAAGAGGGAGAAGAACCCTTGAGCTCGATGATGGTCTGA
- the nrdR gene encoding transcriptional regulator NrdR — translation MQCPSCQNTDSRVLESRAAEGGRSVRRRRECLNCEFRFTTYERVEMVPITVIKRNGHREIFNRNKLLHGLSRACEKTELTPSKLEAIVDELELSLQQSNSREITSSEIGELVLGHLKGLSEVAYVRFASVYRHFRSVSDFVSTLEGMNADKAELAALV, via the coding sequence GTGCAGTGCCCCTCTTGCCAAAACACGGATAGCCGGGTTCTCGAATCGAGAGCAGCCGAGGGAGGACGCAGTGTGCGCCGGCGCCGTGAATGCCTGAATTGTGAATTCAGATTCACCACTTACGAGCGGGTTGAAATGGTTCCAATCACCGTGATCAAACGCAATGGTCATCGTGAAATTTTCAATCGCAACAAACTTCTGCACGGCCTGAGCCGCGCCTGTGAAAAAACGGAGCTAACCCCCAGCAAACTCGAAGCGATTGTTGACGAGCTCGAACTCAGTCTTCAGCAAAGCAATAGCCGTGAGATCACCAGTTCAGAGATCGGTGAGTTGGTGCTGGGGCATCTCAAGGGGCTCAGCGAGGTTGCTTATGTACGTTTTGCCTCGGTGTATCGACACTTTCGCAGCGTCAGCGATTTCGTCTCCACGCTCGAAGGGATGAACGCAGACAAAGCTGAGCTCGCCGCACTCGTCTAA